One genomic window of Clostridioides sp. ES-S-0054-01 includes the following:
- a CDS encoding alanine:cation symporter family protein translates to MDFFNGILTSINNAVVFVNNYLWSYILIIMLVVIGIYFTIKTNFVQFRYFIEMFRLLGDGTANKNAKKEGKISSFQAFCISTSSRVGTGNIAGIAIAVVAGGPGAVFWMWLIALIGSASSFVESTLAQIYKVKNGQAFRGGPAYYMEQGLNKKWMGVLFSILITICYGFVFNAVQANTVSLAFNNAFGISKIAMGIGLGILTAIVIFGGVHRVAKVSEIIVPIFAGLYILVALAVVVMNITEIPSVIALIVESAFDFKGMAIGTFMGVVMTGVKRGLFSNEAGMGSAPNAAATAHVTHPVKQGLIQSLGVFTDTIIICSCTAFMVLLYSGYSSSGATGIELAQEALAHHIGPIGNVFIAVCIFLFAFSSIVGNYYYGESNMEFMSESKTKLNIFRAFVVGMVLFGSLTQVDVVWNLADLFMALMAIINLIAIALLGKYAFIALKDYTSQKKSGIKDPVFIADEIEGLENVSEWHSELPEEHLG, encoded by the coding sequence ATGGATTTTTTCAATGGTATTTTAACTAGCATTAATAATGCAGTAGTATTTGTAAACAATTACTTATGGTCCTATATCTTAATTATAATGTTAGTTGTAATTGGTATTTACTTTACTATTAAAACAAATTTTGTACAATTCAGATATTTTATAGAAATGTTTAGACTTCTGGGTGATGGTACAGCAAATAAAAATGCAAAAAAGGAAGGAAAAATATCTTCATTTCAAGCATTTTGCATAAGTACTTCTTCAAGGGTTGGAACTGGAAATATAGCTGGAATAGCAATTGCAGTAGTAGCGGGAGGTCCTGGTGCTGTATTTTGGATGTGGCTTATAGCATTGATTGGTTCAGCTTCAAGTTTTGTTGAGAGTACATTAGCTCAGATTTATAAAGTTAAAAATGGTCAAGCTTTTAGAGGTGGACCAGCATATTATATGGAGCAAGGTCTAAATAAAAAATGGATGGGTGTTTTATTCTCAATACTTATAACTATATGTTATGGTTTTGTATTTAATGCAGTTCAAGCAAATACTGTTTCACTTGCATTTAATAATGCATTTGGAATAAGTAAAATCGCTATGGGAATAGGTCTTGGAATCTTAACTGCAATAGTTATTTTTGGTGGAGTGCATAGGGTTGCAAAAGTTTCTGAAATAATAGTTCCTATATTTGCAGGATTATATATATTAGTTGCTTTAGCTGTAGTTGTAATGAATATAACAGAGATACCAAGTGTTATAGCATTGATAGTAGAAAGTGCATTTGACTTTAAAGGAATGGCAATTGGTACATTTATGGGAGTTGTAATGACTGGAGTTAAGAGAGGTCTATTTTCTAATGAAGCAGGTATGGGTAGTGCTCCTAATGCTGCTGCAACAGCACATGTAACTCATCCTGTAAAGCAAGGTCTAATTCAATCTTTAGGTGTTTTTACAGATACTATAATAATATGTAGTTGTACAGCATTCATGGTATTATTATATTCAGGTTATAGTAGTAGTGGAGCAACTGGAATTGAATTAGCTCAAGAAGCTTTAGCTCATCATATAGGACCAATTGGAAATGTATTTATAGCAGTTTGTATATTCTTATTTGCATTTAGTTCTATAGTTGGTAATTACTATTATGGTGAATCAAATATGGAGTTTATGAGTGAAAGTAAGACTAAACTTAATATATTTAGAGCTTTTGTTGTAGGTATGGTTTTATTTGGTTCACTTACTCAAGTAGATGTAGTTTGGAATCTAGCAGACTTATTTATGGCATTGATGGCGATAATAAACTTAATAGCAATAGCACTTTTAGGAAAATATGCATTCATTGCTTTAAAAGATTATACAAGTCAAAAAAAATCAGGAATAAAAGACCCTGTATTTATTGCAGATGAAATAGAAGGTCTAGAAAATGTATCAGAGTGGCATAGTGAATTACCTGAGGAACATTTAGGATAA
- a CDS encoding PTS transporter subunit EIIC, giving the protein MAQDKIVVEILESIGGKENIKEAAHCMTRLRIKVYDSSQVNQEKLKKIKGVLGLVLKGEQYQIVIGPNVSQVYNTLNEIIGIIPEKDSKKTISEGKQNSIAKILDTIAGIFNPIVPALAGAGLIKAILALLVASKFLSADSETYMILNTISDGVFSFLPFMLAYSAAKIFKMNTYVAVAIAGAMLHPNFTNLIQQGLTKISFIGIPMSLIQYNGSVFPIVLTIWFASYIEKGVDKITPKALKIILVPALTILFAAPIALIVIGPIAQILGNYIADGASILFERGGIFAGLIYGGIYSFMVVTGLHHGMVPVLVDGITRYGFNYISPVSGSSNMAQAGAAFGVWLKAKDKDLKAVAATATISALTGVTEPAIYGVNLRLKKPFLCAAIGGAAGGGFAAYFQCKAFAMGGPSFLTLPMFIGEGGHVGLVAIAFIIAFIVSAIATYIVGFKEDVTADSHANL; this is encoded by the coding sequence ATGGCACAAGATAAAATTGTGGTTGAAATTTTAGAAAGTATTGGTGGTAAGGAAAATATTAAGGAAGCAGCACATTGTATGACTAGACTGAGAATAAAGGTATATGATAGTTCTCAGGTAAATCAGGAAAAACTAAAGAAAATAAAAGGTGTACTAGGTCTTGTATTAAAAGGTGAGCAATATCAAATTGTTATAGGTCCTAATGTATCACAAGTGTATAATACTCTTAATGAAATTATAGGAATTATACCTGAGAAGGATAGTAAAAAAACAATATCTGAAGGTAAGCAAAATAGTATTGCAAAAATATTAGATACTATTGCAGGTATTTTTAATCCTATAGTTCCGGCACTAGCGGGTGCAGGTCTAATAAAAGCGATATTAGCACTACTAGTAGCATCAAAGTTTTTATCTGCAGATAGTGAAACCTATATGATATTAAATACAATATCTGATGGTGTATTTTCATTTTTACCATTTATGTTAGCTTACTCAGCAGCTAAAATATTTAAAATGAACACTTATGTTGCTGTAGCAATAGCAGGAGCAATGCTACATCCTAACTTCACTAATTTAATTCAACAAGGCTTAACTAAAATATCTTTTATCGGTATTCCGATGTCACTAATCCAGTATAACGGAAGTGTATTTCCGATAGTACTAACTATTTGGTTTGCATCGTATATAGAAAAAGGAGTAGATAAAATAACACCAAAGGCACTTAAGATAATATTAGTACCTGCATTAACTATTTTATTTGCAGCTCCTATAGCATTAATTGTTATTGGACCGATAGCTCAAATACTAGGAAACTATATAGCCGATGGAGCAAGTATCCTATTTGAAAGAGGAGGAATATTTGCAGGGTTAATTTACGGAGGAATTTATTCATTCATGGTAGTAACAGGATTACATCATGGTATGGTTCCTGTATTAGTAGATGGAATAACAAGATATGGATTTAACTATATAAGTCCTGTGTCAGGTAGTTCAAATATGGCTCAAGCAGGAGCTGCATTTGGAGTATGGTTAAAAGCAAAAGATAAAGATTTGAAGGCTGTAGCAGCTACAGCTACCATATCAGCATTAACTGGAGTTACCGAACCTGCAATATATGGAGTTAATTTAAGATTAAAGAAACCGTTTTTATGCGCTGCTATAGGTGGTGCAGCAGGAGGTGGATTTGCTGCATATTTCCAATGTAAAGCATTTGCTATGGGAGGTCCATCGTTTTTAACTCTTCCTATGTTTATAGGAGAAGGTGGACATGTAGGATTGGTAGCAATAGCATTTATAATAGCATTTATAGTATCTGCAATAGCTACCTATATAGTAGGATTTAAAGAAGATGTAACAGCAGATTCACACGCTAACTTATAA
- a CDS encoding PAS domain-containing protein: MTDNYIFDSYNNLVDGLSAYLGEGYEFILYKFDGVHYSINKIANGKYNTVKEGDIITDFDLALINKLENDADRDFISYFNRNKLGEPLKSTDIVIRGVDNKIIGLLCIHFYLNTPLTRIIGSYIPEHNAMQSAPVLENIVENTDEVILKSYQDAKVIVENDSNISSSDKNKSIVSILNESGIFKIKDSVVKVADLMGLSKNTIYMHLRNLNKN, translated from the coding sequence ATGACTGATAACTATATTTTCGATTCTTATAACAATCTAGTGGATGGATTATCTGCGTATTTGGGAGAAGGATATGAATTTATTTTATATAAATTTGATGGAGTACACTATTCAATAAATAAAATAGCTAATGGTAAATATAATACTGTAAAAGAAGGAGATATTATAACTGATTTTGATTTGGCACTCATTAATAAACTCGAAAATGATGCTGATAGAGATTTTATCAGTTATTTTAATAGAAACAAACTAGGTGAACCTTTAAAATCAACAGATATAGTGATAAGGGGAGTTGATAATAAAATAATCGGTCTACTCTGCATACATTTTTATCTTAATACACCACTAACAAGAATAATTGGTTCATATATTCCGGAACATAATGCTATGCAAAGTGCTCCTGTTTTAGAAAATATCGTAGAAAATACTGATGAAGTAATTTTAAAATCATACCAAGATGCAAAAGTAATTGTTGAAAATGATTCTAATATATCTAGCAGTGATAAAAATAAATCTATTGTTTCTATTTTAAATGAAAGTGGTATTTTTAAAATTAAGGATTCTGTTGTTAAAGTTGCAGATTTAATGGGATTATCAAAGAATACGATTTATATGCACTTAAGAAATTTAAATAAAAACTAA
- a CDS encoding winged helix-turn-helix transcriptional regulator — protein MENLVKIFKALSDETRLNILILVSKRNICQKGISKYLGISDSAVSQHIKILKDVGIITGYKEGYYVLYHINKESFNICVDFINSMLSNSSESFIDVFDINTIHLGCSKECKSIKKCCKRREK, from the coding sequence ATGGAAAACTTGGTCAAAATATTTAAAGCATTGAGTGATGAAACTAGACTTAACATACTCATATTAGTATCCAAGAGAAATATATGTCAAAAGGGGATTTCTAAATATCTAGGGATTTCAGATTCTGCTGTTTCACAACATATAAAAATATTAAAAGATGTTGGTATAATAACAGGATATAAAGAAGGATACTATGTTTTATATCATATTAATAAAGAATCATTTAATATATGCGTAGATTTTATAAACTCTATGTTAAGTAATTCTAGTGAAAGCTTTATAGATGTATTTGATATAAATACAATACATCTAGGATGCAGTAAAGAATGTAAATCTATAAAAAAATGTTGTAAGAGAAGGGAGAAATAA
- a CDS encoding glucosamine-6-phosphate deaminase codes for MKIYLTKDYEEMSQVAAQMVLKYMYRNDDKRINLSITAGQTPKRTYEILTEFVKNKPYFENVHYYNFDEIPIKGEKVGVTIRNLTNMYFREAQIPEERIHVLDENNYQGFDRKIEADGGIDMVLMGLGWDGHFCGNLSGTVNSFDEETRAVSTYITDDMAKLLTKSVGGDPEKLFDYYVTYGPKTIMHCKNIIMIVNGKHKAQILKQTLFGPLDLLCPSSLLRLHPNFTLIVDEEAASEIKDLI; via the coding sequence ATGAAAATTTATTTAACTAAAGATTATGAAGAAATGAGCCAAGTGGCAGCACAAATGGTGTTAAAGTATATGTACCGCAATGATGATAAAAGAATAAACCTTTCTATAACAGCAGGTCAAACACCAAAAAGAACATACGAAATATTAACTGAATTTGTTAAGAATAAACCTTATTTTGAAAATGTACATTATTATAACTTCGATGAAATACCAATAAAAGGCGAAAAGGTTGGAGTTACTATAAGAAATTTAACTAATATGTACTTTAGAGAAGCTCAAATACCAGAAGAAAGAATACATGTGTTAGATGAAAATAATTATCAAGGCTTTGATAGAAAGATAGAAGCTGATGGTGGAATAGACATGGTATTAATGGGATTAGGTTGGGATGGACACTTCTGTGGAAATCTTAGTGGTACAGTTAACTCTTTTGATGAAGAGACAAGAGCTGTTTCAACTTATATAACAGATGATATGGCTAAACTATTAACAAAATCTGTAGGTGGAGATCCAGAAAAATTATTTGATTACTATGTAACATATGGACCTAAAACAATAATGCATTGTAAAAATATAATAATGATAGTAAACGGAAAACACAAAGCTCAAATATTAAAGCAAACACTATTTGGACCATTAGATTTATTATGTCCATCATCTTTATTGAGATTACATCCTAACTTCACATTAATAGTAGATGAAGAAGCAGCATCTGAAATAAAAGATTTAATATAA
- a CDS encoding bifunctional 3,4-dihydroxy-2-butanone-4-phosphate synthase/GTP cyclohydrolase II, with protein sequence MFNTIEEAIEDIKKGKMVIVVDDESRENEGDLLMAAEMATPESINFMATYGRGLICLPATEKKFKSLNIPLMVRENTDTFQTAFTVTIDGADTLTGISAYERAETVKLFCDDNATSKDFKTPGHIFPLIAKTGGVLVRDGHTEASVDLARLAGFKEVGLICEIMKDDGTMARVDDLMIFKEKHNLKIITIKDLIEYRKINETTIEKVSSAFLPTKYGNFEIIGYRDIYSNEEHIALTYGNINEENTLVRLHSECLTGDVFHSLKCDCGLQLESSMKKIVENGNGVLIYMKQEGRGIGLLNKIKAYKLQEEGYDTVEANLMLGFEEDMRDFYMAAQILKDLNIKSINLLSNNPDKINQLEKYGIKIENRVPINEEINDFNKLYLKTKKDKMGHLLDII encoded by the coding sequence ATGTTTAATACTATTGAAGAAGCTATCGAGGATATAAAAAAAGGGAAAATGGTAATCGTGGTTGATGATGAAAGCAGAGAGAATGAAGGAGATTTATTGATGGCAGCTGAAATGGCTACTCCTGAATCAATAAATTTTATGGCTACATATGGTAGAGGTCTAATTTGTCTACCTGCTACTGAAAAGAAATTTAAAAGTTTGAATATACCTCTTATGGTTAGAGAAAATACAGATACATTTCAAACAGCATTCACTGTTACTATAGATGGTGCAGATACTCTAACTGGTATATCTGCATATGAAAGAGCTGAAACTGTAAAATTATTCTGTGATGATAATGCTACAAGTAAAGATTTCAAAACTCCTGGTCACATTTTTCCTTTAATTGCAAAAACTGGTGGAGTTCTTGTTAGAGATGGACATACAGAAGCTTCAGTAGACCTAGCTAGACTTGCAGGTTTTAAAGAGGTCGGTCTTATCTGTGAAATAATGAAAGATGATGGTACTATGGCAAGAGTTGATGATTTAATGATTTTCAAAGAAAAGCATAATTTAAAAATCATTACTATAAAAGACCTTATAGAGTATCGTAAAATAAATGAAACTACTATAGAAAAAGTATCTAGTGCTTTTCTTCCAACAAAATATGGAAATTTTGAAATCATAGGATATAGAGATATTTATTCAAATGAAGAACATATTGCCCTTACTTATGGAAATATAAATGAAGAAAATACTTTAGTTAGACTTCATTCTGAATGTTTAACAGGTGATGTGTTCCACTCTTTAAAATGTGATTGTGGATTGCAATTAGAATCTTCTATGAAGAAAATTGTAGAAAATGGAAATGGAGTTTTAATTTATATGAAACAAGAAGGTAGAGGTATTGGTCTTTTAAATAAAATTAAAGCCTATAAACTTCAAGAAGAAGGTTATGATACTGTTGAAGCAAATTTAATGCTTGGTTTTGAAGAGGATATGAGAGATTTCTATATGGCTGCTCAAATACTAAAAGATTTAAACATAAAAAGTATAAACCTTTTAAGTAATAACCCTGATAAGATAAATCAGCTGGAAAAATACGGAATAAAGATTGAAAATAGAGTCCCTATTAATGAAGAAATTAATGACTTCAATAAGCTATACCTAAAAACTAAGAAAGATAAAATGGGACATCTATTAGATATTATATAA
- a CDS encoding pyridoxal phosphate-dependent aminotransferase, with translation MYNHMKKVFQGLEGGLFSSVEKADVGDSYQKLGEQGVSLMGWADPFFPDYCIPKHILDAATLAISSNMSTHYTAPIGNDLLKIEIAKKLKEVNNLDVDFKRNILITPGSDSGLYYSMLPFINEGDEVLIPTPCYPNNIQNTKLMGGVPIFIELKKSDGYQIDITEFEKRLTNKTKLVVLTHPNNPTTTVFNKESLEKLAKFIIDNDLILICDQAFEDFTFENELITPASLEGMFERTVTIFSTSKGMGLSGFRVAYMVCSDKLMDKYYGAAVTVLGATNTVAQMATIEAFKDRSFMRDFERVFDKRRQEAYKIINEIPNVSMQMPESGFLGWINVSKLGTSSEIQKYLVDEAKVCINDGINYGPGGEGHLRIILGSYKDDSKVIGALNRIKDALIKKQQ, from the coding sequence ATGTATAATCATATGAAAAAAGTATTCCAAGGATTAGAGGGTGGGTTATTTTCAAGTGTAGAGAAAGCTGATGTAGGCGATTCTTATCAAAAATTAGGTGAGCAGGGTGTAAGTTTAATGGGATGGGCAGATCCATTTTTCCCAGATTACTGTATACCTAAACATATATTAGATGCAGCTACATTAGCGATATCAAGTAATATGTCAACTCATTATACAGCACCTATAGGTAATGATTTATTAAAAATTGAGATAGCAAAAAAATTAAAAGAAGTAAATAATTTAGATGTTGATTTTAAAAGAAATATATTAATAACTCCTGGGTCAGACTCAGGGCTTTATTACTCAATGTTACCGTTTATAAATGAAGGGGATGAGGTTCTTATACCAACACCATGCTATCCAAATAATATACAAAATACTAAATTAATGGGAGGAGTTCCTATATTTATAGAGTTAAAGAAATCAGATGGATATCAAATAGATATAACAGAATTTGAGAAGAGATTAACTAATAAGACGAAGTTAGTAGTTCTTACTCATCCTAATAATCCAACAACTACAGTATTTAATAAAGAATCTTTAGAAAAATTAGCTAAATTTATTATAGACAATGACTTAATATTAATATGTGACCAAGCATTTGAAGATTTTACTTTTGAAAATGAATTAATAACACCAGCTTCATTAGAAGGTATGTTTGAAAGAACAGTAACAATATTTTCAACATCAAAAGGTATGGGATTAAGTGGATTTAGAGTTGCATATATGGTATGTAGCGATAAATTAATGGACAAATACTATGGAGCAGCAGTAACAGTATTAGGTGCTACTAATACAGTGGCTCAAATGGCAACGATTGAAGCATTTAAAGATAGAAGCTTTATGAGGGATTTTGAAAGAGTTTTTGATAAAAGAAGACAAGAAGCATATAAGATAATCAATGAAATACCTAATGTATCTATGCAGATGCCGGAGTCAGGATTTTTAGGTTGGATAAATGTATCAAAACTTGGAACATCATCAGAAATACAAAAGTATTTAGTTGACGAGGCTAAAGTTTGTATTAACGATGGAATTAATTATGGTCCAGGTGGAGAAGGGCATTTGAGAATAATTTTAGGAAGCTATAAAGACGATAGTAAGGTAATTGGTGCATTAAATAGAATAAAAGATGCTTTAATTAAAAAGCAGCAATAA
- a CDS encoding 6,7-dimethyl-8-ribityllumazine synthase: MIYEGKLIGKDLKIGIINSRFNEFITSKLLSGAEDCLLRHDVSPENIEVVWVPGAFEIPLIAQKMAKSGKYDAIICLGCVIRGATSHYDYVCSEVSKGIAKVSLDNELPVIFGIVTTENIEQAIERAGTKAGNKGYDCAMNALEMANLFKSLD; the protein is encoded by the coding sequence ATGATATATGAAGGAAAACTTATTGGAAAAGATTTAAAAATAGGTATAATAAACTCTCGTTTTAATGAATTTATAACATCAAAACTTTTATCAGGAGCTGAAGACTGCCTTTTAAGACATGATGTTTCTCCAGAAAATATAGAAGTAGTTTGGGTTCCTGGAGCTTTTGAAATTCCTCTTATTGCTCAAAAAATGGCTAAGAGTGGTAAGTATGATGCTATAATATGCTTAGGATGTGTTATAAGAGGAGCTACTTCTCATTACGATTATGTATGTAGTGAAGTCTCTAAGGGAATAGCAAAGGTCTCTTTAGACAATGAATTACCTGTTATATTTGGAATTGTAACTACAGAAAATATTGAACAAGCTATTGAAAGAGCAGGTACAAAAGCTGGAAATAAAGGTTATGATTGTGCTATGAATGCATTAGAAATGGCAAACCTATTTAAGTCTCTAGATTAA
- a CDS encoding NAD(P)/FAD-dependent oxidoreductase, which produces MRYDIAIIGSGPAGLSAAINAKIRNKTIIMFGNDNLSNKLVKAPSIDNYLGFYDISGDELKDKFKSHIDSMDISIENKRINNIYAMGEYFAIMSGNDMYEATTVILATGVEYTRPIKGEEEFLGRGVGYCATCDAPLYRNKKVAVIGYNEESKEEANFLSELTSKTYFIPMYKKDNLMRSSDNLDDSIEVIHDRPVQIDGDKLVNKVSFKENHIEVDGVFVIKDSTAPSALVPGIEIDGIHIKVDNNMKTSIDGCFAAGDCVGKPYSYIKAAGQGQIAALNAVYYLDKLKRA; this is translated from the coding sequence ATGAGATATGATATAGCTATAATAGGTAGTGGTCCAGCTGGATTATCTGCTGCTATAAATGCAAAAATAAGGAATAAAACAATTATCATGTTTGGTAATGATAATTTAAGTAATAAGCTTGTTAAAGCTCCTTCAATAGACAATTATTTAGGTTTCTATGATATAAGTGGTGATGAATTAAAAGACAAGTTTAAATCACATATAGATAGTATGGATATTTCAATTGAAAATAAAAGAATAAATAATATTTATGCTATGGGAGAATACTTTGCAATAATGTCTGGAAATGATATGTATGAAGCTACTACTGTAATCCTTGCAACTGGGGTAGAGTATACTAGACCAATCAAGGGTGAAGAAGAATTTCTAGGAAGAGGTGTAGGTTATTGTGCTACGTGTGATGCACCACTTTATAGAAATAAAAAGGTAGCAGTTATAGGATATAACGAAGAATCTAAAGAAGAAGCAAATTTTTTAAGTGAACTCACTTCAAAGACTTATTTTATACCTATGTACAAAAAAGACAATCTTATGAGAAGTTCGGATAACCTAGATGACTCTATTGAAGTTATACATGACAGACCAGTACAAATAGATGGAGATAAACTTGTGAACAAAGTATCTTTTAAAGAAAACCACATTGAAGTTGATGGAGTATTCGTTATAAAAGATAGTACAGCTCCAAGTGCATTGGTTCCTGGAATAGAAATTGATGGTATTCATATTAAAGTTGACAATAATATGAAGACTAGTATAGATGGATGCTTTGCTGCTGGAGATTGTGTTGGAAAACCATATTCTTATATAAAAGCAGCTGGGCAAGGTCAAATAGCAGCATTAAATGCTGTTTACTATTTAGATAAATTAAAGAGGGCTTAA
- a CDS encoding ArsB/NhaD family transporter, translating into MEFQQIIAICIFLIVMAAIITEKVNRSVAAVGGALLMIIFNILTLDEGLSHIDFNTIGVLVGMMLFVAVVKNSGLFEYIAIWTAKKAKGDPWKIMICFAIITAILSAVLDNVTTVLLIGPMTIVITQILGLNPVPFLITQILASNIGGTSTLIGDPPNIMIGSAANLSFMDFVINLGPVVIVILAITIICFRFIYGKELTVNEKAKNAILKLDEKKSVKDKPLLIKSLILIAFILFGFMFHSTIHIDSSVIALTGASIMLLIGKQDVDEIMAGIEWSTILFFMGLFVVVGGLVEVGIINKLAQALIGLTEGHLIFTMLLILWLSAIVSSFLDNIPFVATLIPLILTMQAKGINVMPLWWATSLGACLGGNGTLIGASANVVLAGIGNKNGHPISFKEYFKIGFPLMIISIIISTVYLIIKF; encoded by the coding sequence ATGGAATTTCAACAAATAATAGCTATATGTATATTTTTAATAGTTATGGCAGCTATTATTACAGAAAAGGTAAACAGATCCGTAGCAGCTGTTGGCGGTGCACTATTAATGATAATATTCAATATACTTACACTTGATGAAGGATTAAGCCATATAGATTTCAATACTATTGGTGTATTAGTTGGTATGATGCTATTTGTAGCTGTTGTTAAAAACTCAGGACTATTTGAATACATAGCTATTTGGACTGCAAAGAAAGCTAAAGGTGACCCATGGAAGATAATGATTTGCTTTGCTATTATAACAGCTATTTTATCAGCTGTATTAGATAATGTTACAACTGTTTTACTTATTGGTCCAATGACTATAGTCATTACACAAATATTGGGACTTAATCCAGTTCCATTTTTAATAACACAGATTTTAGCTTCAAATATAGGAGGAACATCAACTCTTATAGGAGACCCTCCAAATATTATGATTGGTAGTGCTGCCAATCTTAGTTTTATGGACTTTGTAATAAATTTAGGTCCTGTTGTTATAGTAATACTTGCTATAACTATAATATGCTTTAGATTTATTTATGGAAAAGAACTTACTGTAAATGAAAAAGCTAAAAACGCAATATTAAAACTCGATGAAAAAAAATCTGTTAAAGATAAGCCTCTACTTATAAAAAGTCTTATCTTAATAGCATTCATACTTTTTGGTTTTATGTTTCACAGTACAATCCATATAGACTCTTCTGTTATAGCACTAACAGGAGCATCTATAATGCTTCTGATAGGAAAACAAGATGTAGATGAAATTATGGCAGGTATTGAATGGTCTACAATTTTATTCTTTATGGGATTGTTTGTAGTAGTAGGTGGATTAGTAGAAGTTGGCATAATAAACAAATTAGCTCAGGCATTGATTGGGCTTACAGAAGGACATCTTATATTTACAATGTTATTAATATTATGGTTATCAGCAATAGTTTCTTCTTTCTTAGATAATATTCCATTTGTTGCAACACTAATTCCTCTTATTTTGACTATGCAAGCTAAAGGAATTAATGTGATGCCATTATGGTGGGCAACATCTCTTGGAGCTTGTCTTGGAGGAAACGGAACACTAATAGGAGCATCTGCCAATGTTGTACTAGCAGGTATAGGTAATAAAAATGGTCATCCTATATCTTTCAAAGAGTATTTCAAAATAGGTTTTCCACTTATGATTATATCTATTATTATATCCACTGTTTATTTGATTATAAAATTTTAA
- a CDS encoding NifB/NifX family molybdenum-iron cluster-binding protein, translating to MKVCIPVEENKGLDSKPYGHFGSAPIFVVCDLESGEVKSLDNGDLNHEHGKCQPLKALSGTTVDAVVVGGIGQGAIVKLNGMGIKVYRAEADTISANLDLLKNGKLVEFPSNHTCSHDGCGHH from the coding sequence ATGAAAGTATGTATACCAGTAGAAGAGAATAAAGGATTGGACAGCAAACCATATGGACATTTTGGTTCTGCTCCAATTTTTGTTGTGTGTGATTTAGAAAGTGGAGAAGTTAAATCTTTAGATAATGGAGATTTAAATCATGAACATGGAAAATGTCAACCATTAAAAGCATTGTCAGGTACAACTGTAGATGCAGTAGTAGTTGGAGGAATAGGACAAGGAGCTATAGTTAAGTTAAATGGCATGGGAATAAAAGTTTACAGAGCAGAAGCTGATACTATAAGTGCTAATTTAGACCTACTTAAAAATGGAAAATTAGTAGAGTTTCCATCAAACCATACTTGTTCACATGATGGATGTGGACATCATTAA
- the trxA gene encoding thioredoxin: MAKVINTSEFRNIVEGSKGVVVVDFFATWCGPCNMLGPVFAELGEEMKDEARFVKVDIDESLEIAQQFSVSTVPTMIIFKDGKPVETLIGFMPKNKIEMKVKSYL; the protein is encoded by the coding sequence ATGGCAAAAGTTATAAATACATCTGAATTTAGAAATATTGTTGAAGGTAGTAAAGGGGTAGTTGTAGTGGACTTCTTTGCAACTTGGTGTGGACCTTGTAATATGTTAGGTCCTGTATTTGCAGAATTGGGTGAAGAAATGAAAGATGAAGCTAGATTTGTAAAAGTTGATATAGATGAGAGTTTAGAAATAGCTCAACAGTTTAGTGTGTCTACAGTACCAACTATGATTATATTTAAAGATGGAAAACCAGTAGAAACTTTAATTGGATTCATGCCAAAGAACAAAATTGAAATGAAAGTAAAATCATATTTATAA